From Streptomyces cyaneogriseus subsp. noncyanogenus, the proteins below share one genomic window:
- a CDS encoding aldo/keto reductase, producing MERRTIGAGALEVGAVGLGCMPMSWAYSASRQRGDESLRAVHRALDLGSSLLDTADMYGPFTNELLLGRVLRQRRSEAFVSTKVGLLVGDQHVVANGRPGYVRRACDASLRRLQTDVIDLYQLHRADPEVPVEETWGAMAELVRAGKVRALGLCAVGARSARRLGSGLHDATIRQLERVQQVFPVSAVQAELSVWSPEALRALLPWCAARGVGFLAAMPLGNGFLTGTLTPGEGFEPDDVRARHPRFTAEMMAANQPIVAGLRRVAARHGEEVTPAQVALAWVLAQGPHVVPVPGAKRERWVAENAAAAGLRLTARDFAEIAGLPAAQGSWD from the coding sequence GTGGAGCGCAGGACGATCGGCGCGGGGGCACTCGAGGTGGGGGCCGTCGGGCTCGGGTGCATGCCGATGAGCTGGGCGTACAGCGCGTCGCGACAGCGGGGCGACGAGTCGCTCAGGGCGGTGCACCGGGCGCTCGACCTGGGGTCGTCCCTGCTCGACACGGCCGACATGTACGGCCCCTTCACCAACGAGCTGCTGCTGGGGCGGGTCCTGAGACAGCGGCGCTCCGAGGCGTTCGTCTCCACCAAGGTCGGGCTGCTGGTCGGGGACCAGCACGTCGTGGCCAACGGCCGTCCCGGATACGTCCGGCGGGCCTGCGACGCCTCTCTGCGCCGTCTGCAGACCGACGTCATCGACCTCTACCAGCTCCACCGCGCCGATCCGGAGGTCCCGGTCGAGGAGACCTGGGGCGCGATGGCGGAACTCGTGCGGGCCGGGAAGGTACGGGCGCTGGGGCTGTGCGCGGTGGGGGCGCGGTCGGCGCGGCGGCTGGGGTCGGGGCTGCACGACGCGACGATCCGGCAACTGGAACGGGTCCAGCAGGTCTTCCCGGTCAGCGCCGTGCAGGCCGAGCTGTCGGTGTGGTCGCCGGAGGCGCTGCGGGCGCTGCTGCCGTGGTGCGCGGCGCGCGGGGTGGGGTTCCTGGCCGCGATGCCGCTCGGCAACGGCTTCCTGACCGGCACGCTCACGCCCGGGGAGGGCTTCGAGCCGGACGACGTGCGGGCCCGGCACCCCCGCTTCACCGCCGAGATGATGGCCGCCAACCAGCCGATCGTGGCCGGGCTGCGCCGGGTCGCCGCCCGGCACGGCGAGGAGGTCACACCGGCGCAGGTGGCCCTGGCCTGGGTGCTGGCCCAGGGGCCGCACGTGGTCCCGGTGCCGGGTGCCAAGCGGGAGCGCTGGGTGGCGGAGAACGCGGCGGCGGCCGGGCTGCGGCTGACGGCCCGGGACTTCGCGGAGATCGCCGGCCTGCCGGCCGCGCAGGGGTCCTGGGACTGA
- the ilvC gene encoding ketol-acid reductoisomerase, with translation MAELFYDADADLSIIQGRKVAVIGYGSQGHAHALSLRDSGVDVRVGLHEGSKSRAKAEEQGLRVVTPAEAAAEADVIMILVPDPIQAQVYEESIAPNLKDGDALFFGHGFNIRFGFIKPPAGVDVCMVAPKGPGHLVRRQYEEGRGVPCIVAVEQDATGNGFALALSYAKGIGGTRAGVIKTTFTEETETDLFGEQAVLCGGAAALVKAGFETLTEAGYQPEIAYFECLHELKLIVDLMYEGGLEKMRWSISETAEWGDYVTGPRIITDATKAEMKKVLAEIQDGSFARTWMDEYHGGLKKYNEYKQQDSEHLLETTGKELRKLMSWVNDEA, from the coding sequence GTGGCCGAGCTGTTCTACGACGCCGACGCCGACCTGTCCATCATCCAGGGCCGCAAGGTCGCGGTCATCGGGTACGGCAGCCAGGGCCACGCCCACGCCCTGTCGCTGCGCGACTCCGGCGTCGACGTGCGCGTCGGTCTGCACGAGGGCTCCAAGTCCAGGGCCAAGGCCGAGGAGCAGGGCCTGCGCGTGGTGACCCCGGCCGAGGCCGCCGCCGAGGCCGACGTCATCATGATCCTGGTCCCGGACCCGATCCAGGCCCAGGTCTACGAGGAGTCCATCGCCCCGAACCTGAAGGACGGCGACGCCCTCTTCTTCGGCCACGGCTTCAACATCCGCTTCGGCTTCATCAAGCCCCCGGCCGGCGTGGACGTCTGCATGGTCGCCCCGAAGGGCCCGGGCCACCTGGTCCGCCGCCAGTACGAGGAAGGCCGCGGCGTGCCCTGCATCGTCGCCGTCGAGCAGGACGCCACCGGCAACGGCTTCGCGCTGGCCCTGTCGTACGCCAAGGGCATCGGCGGCACCCGCGCCGGCGTGATCAAGACCACCTTCACCGAGGAGACCGAGACCGACCTCTTCGGCGAGCAGGCCGTGCTGTGCGGTGGCGCCGCCGCGCTGGTGAAGGCGGGCTTCGAGACGCTGACCGAGGCCGGCTACCAGCCGGAGATCGCGTACTTCGAGTGCCTGCACGAGCTGAAGCTGATCGTGGACCTCATGTACGAGGGCGGCCTGGAGAAGATGCGCTGGTCGATCTCCGAGACCGCCGAGTGGGGCGACTACGTCACCGGCCCGCGCATCATCACCGACGCGACCAAGGCCGAGATGAAGAAGGTTCTCGCCGAGATCCAGGACGGCTCGTTCGCCCGGACCTGGATGGACGAGTACCACGGCGGTCTGAAGAAGTACAACGAGTACAAGCAGCAGGACTCCGAGCACCTGCTGGAGACCACCGGCAAGGAGCTGCGCAAGCTCATGAGCTGGGTGAACGACGAGGCGTGA
- a CDS encoding PQQ-dependent sugar dehydrogenase, translating into MTGRTRRVERTVIVPRRAVTAVLAAAALLLTAGCSSGGEGAPATDGSASPGRTTARSSPTGTDAAPSPAAKGSVKVVRTVATGLDSPWGLAPLPDGDLLVSSRDEATITRVDARSGEKTELGEVPGVAPSGEGGLLGIALSPGYASDRMVYAYFTSASDNRVVRMLYDEDKPAGRQLGAPDTVFKGIPKGVVHNGGRIAFGPDRMLYVGTGESGDTGLSQDKESLGGKILRLTAEGEPAPGNPFPDSPVYSYGHRNVQGLAWDARQRLFASEFGQDTWDELNAVEPGDNYGWPEAEGRSDESAFHDPLAQWSTEDASPSGLAHAAGSLWAAGLRGERLWRVPLKGTGAAADPQSFLKGEYGRLRTVVAAGGDKLWLVTSNTDGRGDPAKGDDRILELRVT; encoded by the coding sequence ATGACAGGGAGAACCCGCCGCGTCGAAAGGACCGTGATCGTGCCACGTCGAGCCGTGACGGCCGTACTGGCCGCCGCCGCGCTGCTGCTGACGGCCGGCTGCTCCTCCGGTGGCGAGGGCGCACCGGCGACGGACGGGAGCGCCTCCCCCGGCCGGACGACCGCGCGGTCGTCGCCCACCGGGACGGACGCCGCGCCGAGCCCCGCGGCCAAGGGCTCCGTGAAGGTGGTCCGCACCGTCGCCACCGGCCTGGACAGCCCCTGGGGCCTGGCCCCGCTCCCGGACGGCGACCTGCTCGTCTCCTCGCGGGACGAGGCCACCATCACGCGGGTGGACGCCCGCTCCGGCGAGAAGACGGAGCTGGGCGAGGTGCCCGGCGTGGCACCGTCCGGGGAGGGCGGCCTGCTCGGCATCGCGCTCTCCCCCGGCTACGCCTCGGACCGCATGGTCTACGCGTACTTCACCTCGGCCTCGGACAACCGCGTGGTGCGCATGCTCTACGACGAGGACAAGCCGGCCGGCCGGCAACTGGGCGCCCCCGACACGGTGTTCAAGGGCATCCCCAAGGGAGTGGTCCACAACGGCGGCCGGATCGCCTTCGGTCCGGACCGGATGCTGTACGTGGGCACGGGCGAGAGCGGCGACACGGGCCTGTCCCAGGACAAGGAGTCCCTCGGCGGCAAGATCCTGCGCCTGACGGCGGAGGGCGAGCCGGCGCCGGGCAACCCCTTCCCGGACTCCCCCGTCTACTCCTACGGCCACCGCAATGTGCAGGGCCTGGCCTGGGACGCCCGGCAGCGCCTGTTCGCCTCCGAGTTCGGCCAGGACACGTGGGACGAGCTGAACGCCGTGGAGCCGGGTGACAACTACGGCTGGCCGGAAGCCGAGGGCAGGTCGGACGAGAGCGCCTTCCACGACCCGCTGGCCCAGTGGAGCACGGAGGACGCCTCCCCCAGCGGCCTCGCCCACGCCGCCGGGTCCCTGTGGGCGGCCGGCCTGCGCGGCGAGCGTCTGTGGCGCGTCCCGCTGAAGGGCACCGGGGCCGCGGCCGACCCGCAGTCCTTCCTGAAGGGCGAGTACGGACGTCTGCGCACGGTGGTCGCGGCGGGCGGCGACAAACTGTGGCTGGTGACCAGCAACACGGACGGCCGGGGCGACCCGGCGAAGGGCGACGACCGGATCCTGGAGCTCAGGGTCACCTAG
- a CDS encoding 2-hydroxyacid dehydrogenase, which yields MTADVWLPIPPDEIEGLPEGPSYRFWDGAEDYPADPADCAFYVVPYMKPSPLCVRPLPRMSSLRVVQTLSAGIDHVEPGLKDLPAGVLLCNARGVHEASTAELTLTLILASLRGVPDFVRAQERGEWLGGFRPALADKNVLIVGYGSIGAAIEDRLVPFEVARVARVARSGRTTERGPVHPLTELPALLPEADVVVLSTPLTETTRGLVDADFLARMKDGALLVNVARGPVVDTEALLVEAEKGRIAAALDVTDPEPLPPGHPLWQAPGVLISPHAGGPTSAFRPRAKRLLTDQLRRFVNQEPLRNVMLTTGMSGA from the coding sequence ATGACTGCTGATGTGTGGCTGCCCATACCGCCCGACGAGATCGAGGGCCTTCCCGAGGGTCCCTCCTACCGCTTCTGGGACGGCGCGGAGGACTACCCCGCGGACCCCGCCGACTGCGCGTTCTACGTCGTGCCGTACATGAAGCCCAGCCCGCTGTGCGTCCGTCCGCTGCCGCGGATGAGCTCCCTGCGGGTGGTGCAGACCCTGTCCGCCGGGATCGACCATGTGGAGCCGGGACTGAAGGACCTGCCCGCCGGGGTACTGCTGTGCAACGCGCGCGGGGTGCACGAGGCCAGCACCGCGGAGCTGACGCTCACGCTGATCCTGGCGTCGCTGCGGGGCGTACCCGACTTCGTCCGCGCCCAGGAGCGGGGGGAGTGGCTCGGCGGGTTCCGGCCCGCGCTGGCCGACAAGAACGTGCTCATCGTGGGGTACGGCTCGATCGGCGCGGCGATCGAGGACCGGCTCGTGCCCTTCGAGGTGGCGCGGGTGGCACGCGTCGCGCGCTCCGGGCGCACCACGGAGCGCGGGCCCGTGCATCCGCTCACCGAGCTGCCCGCCCTGCTTCCGGAGGCGGACGTCGTCGTCCTGTCCACACCGCTCACCGAGACCACCCGCGGCCTGGTGGACGCGGACTTCCTGGCCCGGATGAAGGACGGCGCCCTGCTCGTCAACGTCGCCCGCGGTCCCGTCGTCGACACCGAGGCCCTCCTCGTCGAGGCGGAGAAGGGCCGGATCGCGGCAGCCCTCGACGTCACCGACCCCGAGCCGCTGCCGCCGGGTCACCCCCTGTGGCAGGCGCCGGGCGTGCTGATCAGCCCGCACGCCGGCGGCCCGACGAGCGCCTTCCGGCCACGCGCGAAGCGCCTGCTGACAGACCAGTTGCGCCGTTTCGTGAACCAGGAGCCCCTGCGCAACGTGATGCTCACGACGGGCATGTCCGGGGCGTGA
- the ilvN gene encoding acetolactate synthase small subunit — protein MSKHTLSVLVENTPGILARIAALFSRRGFNIDSLAVGVTEHPDISRITIVVNVEDLPLEQVTKQLNKLVNVLKIVELEPSQAVQRELVLVKVRADNETRSQIVEIVQLFRAKTVDVSPEAVTIEATGSGDKLSAMLKMLEPYGIKELVQSGTIAIGRGARSITDRSLRALDRTA, from the coding sequence ATGTCCAAGCACACGCTCTCCGTCCTGGTGGAGAACACGCCGGGCATCCTCGCCCGGATCGCCGCGCTGTTCTCCCGCCGCGGCTTCAACATCGACTCGCTCGCCGTCGGCGTCACCGAGCACCCCGACATCTCCCGCATCACCATCGTGGTGAACGTCGAGGACCTGCCGCTGGAGCAGGTCACCAAGCAGCTCAACAAGCTGGTCAACGTGCTCAAGATCGTCGAGCTGGAGCCGTCGCAGGCCGTGCAGCGCGAGCTCGTCCTGGTGAAGGTGCGCGCCGACAACGAGACGCGCTCCCAGATCGTCGAGATCGTCCAGCTCTTCCGCGCCAAGACCGTCGACGTCTCCCCGGAGGCCGTCACCATCGAGGCAACCGGCTCCGGCGACAAGCTGTCGGCCATGCTCAAGATGCTGGAACCGTACGGCATCAAGGAACTGGTCCAGTCCGGCACGATCGCGATCGGCCGCGGCGCCCGTTCCATCACCGACCGCTCGCTGCGCGCGCTGGACCGCACCGCCTGA
- a CDS encoding acetolactate synthase large subunit, with amino-acid sequence MTEQATGAPHPQPRPRSGGQQSAPVEHVTGAQSLIRSLEEVGVDTVFGIPGGTILPAYDPMMDSSRVRHVLVRHEQGAGHAATGYAQATGKVGVCMATSGPGATNLVTPIADANMDSVPLVAITGQVVTKAIGTDAFQEADIVGITMPITKHSFLVTRAQDIPKTIAEAFHIASTGRPGPVLVDIPKDVLQAQTTFSWPPALDLPGYRPVTKPHAKQIREAAKLITSAKRPVLYVGGGVLKAGATAELKVLAELTGAPVTTTLMALGAFPDSHPLHVGMPGMHGSVAAVTALQKADLIVALGARFDDRVTGKLDSFAPHAKIVHADIDPAEIGKNRAADVPIVGDAREVIADLIQAVQKEHAEGHTGDYAAWWKDLDRWRETYPLGYDQPEDGSLSPQQVIERIGQLAPEGTIFAAGVGQHQMWAAHFIQYDKPATWLNSGGAGTMGYAVPAAMGAKAGAPDKTVWAIDGDGCFQMTNQELTTCALNNIPIKVAVINNGALGMVRQWQTLFYNQRYSNTVLHSGPDDVNPAARGTRVPDFVKLSEAMGCYAIRCEDPADLDKVIEEANSVNDRPVVVDFIVHEDAMVWPMVAAGTSNDEIMAARDVRPDFGDGEDD; translated from the coding sequence ATGACCGAGCAGGCCACCGGGGCCCCTCATCCGCAGCCGCGGCCCCGATCCGGAGGACAGCAGTCCGCGCCCGTCGAGCACGTCACGGGTGCGCAGTCCCTCATCCGCTCGCTTGAGGAGGTCGGGGTCGACACCGTATTCGGCATTCCCGGGGGGACGATCCTTCCCGCGTACGACCCGATGATGGACTCGAGCCGGGTGCGCCACGTGCTCGTCCGTCATGAGCAGGGCGCGGGCCACGCGGCCACCGGTTACGCCCAGGCGACCGGGAAGGTCGGCGTCTGCATGGCGACCTCGGGCCCCGGTGCCACCAACCTGGTGACGCCGATCGCCGACGCGAACATGGACTCGGTGCCGCTGGTCGCGATCACCGGCCAGGTCGTCACCAAGGCGATCGGCACGGACGCCTTCCAGGAGGCGGACATCGTCGGCATCACGATGCCGATCACCAAGCACAGCTTCCTGGTCACCCGGGCCCAGGACATCCCCAAGACGATCGCGGAGGCGTTCCACATCGCCTCGACCGGCCGCCCCGGCCCGGTCCTGGTCGACATCCCGAAGGACGTGCTGCAGGCGCAGACGACCTTCTCCTGGCCGCCCGCCCTGGACCTGCCCGGCTACCGCCCGGTGACCAAGCCGCACGCCAAGCAGATCCGCGAGGCCGCCAAGCTGATCACCTCCGCCAAGCGGCCGGTCCTCTACGTCGGCGGCGGCGTCCTCAAGGCGGGCGCCACGGCCGAGCTGAAGGTCCTCGCCGAGCTGACCGGAGCGCCCGTCACGACGACCCTGATGGCGCTGGGCGCGTTCCCCGACAGCCACCCGCTGCACGTGGGGATGCCGGGCATGCACGGTTCGGTCGCCGCCGTCACCGCGCTGCAGAAGGCCGACCTGATCGTCGCCCTCGGCGCCCGCTTCGACGACCGCGTCACCGGCAAGCTGGACAGCTTCGCCCCGCACGCCAAGATCGTCCACGCCGACATCGACCCCGCCGAGATCGGCAAGAACCGCGCCGCGGACGTGCCGATCGTCGGTGACGCCCGCGAGGTCATCGCCGACCTGATCCAGGCCGTCCAGAAGGAGCACGCCGAGGGCCACACGGGCGACTACGCCGCCTGGTGGAAGGACCTCGACCGCTGGCGCGAGACCTACCCGCTCGGCTACGACCAGCCCGAGGACGGCTCCCTGTCCCCGCAGCAGGTCATCGAGCGGATCGGGCAGCTCGCCCCCGAGGGCACGATCTTCGCGGCGGGCGTCGGCCAGCACCAGATGTGGGCCGCGCACTTCATCCAGTACGACAAGCCCGCCACCTGGCTCAACTCCGGCGGCGCGGGGACCATGGGGTACGCCGTCCCGGCCGCCATGGGCGCCAAGGCCGGCGCGCCCGACAAGACCGTCTGGGCGATCGACGGCGACGGCTGCTTCCAGATGACCAATCAGGAGCTCACCACCTGCGCCCTGAACAACATCCCGATCAAGGTGGCCGTCATCAACAACGGCGCCCTCGGGATGGTCCGCCAGTGGCAGACCCTGTTCTACAACCAGCGCTACTCCAACACCGTGCTGCACTCCGGCCCGGACGACGTCAACCCCGCGGCCCGCGGCACCCGCGTCCCCGACTTCGTGAAGCTGTCGGAGGCCATGGGCTGCTACGCCATCCGCTGCGAGGACCCCGCCGACCTCGACAAGGTCATCGAGGAGGCGAACTCCGTCAACGACCGCCCGGTCGTGGTGGACTTCATCGTCCACGAGGACGCGATGGTGTGGCCGATGGTCGCCGCCGGCACCTCCAACGACGAGATCATGGCCGCCCGGGACGTCCGCCCGGACTTCGGCGACGGCGAAGACGACTGA
- a CDS encoding putative bifunctional diguanylate cyclase/phosphodiesterase translates to MSSPPPAPAATFDRALGPQPAPGVLLAPPVTAGRPYLGRQIAVALLCAAYAIGSAFGWGSRQLATVMGDFGLAAAAGVAALSCFVHARRHRVRFRAAWLLFALSSAMACLGNLVWGWYEVVLGRPVPHPSYADLFFLCFAPPAIVGLLVLAKRPMTKAGWGCLALDAWLIGGSLLALEQAARADGSSVAHIALALAYPLLDIVLISMVLALHFRRAPVYRSAINTAIGALALTVMCDALFTSPLLHGSYRSGQLLDAGWFAGSLLLAYAPWAPPGRGQPPPEETPEGNPRAVQGPLPGHRATGHRPAPGPGGEPGRYPAARPIAGSLAALTPYLAAAVCTLGILYNVLNGRSVDRVVLLTGGTVVLALVVRQGIMLLDNITLTQELAQKENHFRSLVQGSSDVIMIAAPNGILRYVSPAAAGVYGRPAEELVGTELAHLIHPDDLGCVVHEVRRFLAADPVEEPTTRIECRFRSGDGGWLNVESTVNRHHGGLIFNSRDVTERVRLQAQLQHNAEHDPLTDLPNRALFTKRVQQALSGRRALDRGAALRGTAVLFIDLDGFKAVNDTIGHQAGDELLVQAARRLQEAVRQGDTASRLGGDEFAALITGDGTRDRAARERHILELADRLRMALSHPYLIDGNDVRVNASIGVAFAEPGIGAGELLRNADLAMYRAKAGGKGRVELYKPQMQQDVVRKAELATRLRAALHDGEFALLHQPVVCLQDGRISSVSAQARWRSSQGVLFTPAEFLRVAEDGDKTAELDRWILKEAIEQAAERAAAGLSVPVAVRIGARRLLDRSLPLGSVEALLTRHGLPPGSLLIELCDLDPRVGLDELERRLNALKRVGVRIALDGFGSGYAAITALRRLPLDVLKLDRSMVEGVVESARLHKITSGLLRIAADLGLKSVAEGVDLPEQVAALRAMGCTHGQGMAFSGPLDEYRLRRALGTGPYPLPHGPAGPALTGGGTGMYAGGVVKGMTSAVAKSRPGAVAGGVPGGVTGSVPAVFSGGAPLRSHNETPVPPT, encoded by the coding sequence GTGAGTTCGCCACCTCCCGCTCCCGCGGCCACCTTCGACCGCGCGCTGGGCCCGCAGCCGGCGCCGGGTGTCCTGCTGGCCCCGCCGGTCACCGCTGGCCGCCCCTACCTCGGCCGGCAGATCGCCGTCGCCCTGCTCTGCGCGGCGTACGCGATCGGTTCCGCCTTCGGCTGGGGATCGCGCCAGCTCGCCACCGTCATGGGCGACTTCGGGCTGGCCGCCGCCGCGGGCGTCGCCGCCCTGTCCTGTTTCGTCCACGCCCGCAGGCACCGCGTCCGCTTCCGGGCCGCCTGGCTGCTGTTCGCCCTGTCCTCGGCCATGGCCTGCCTGGGCAATCTGGTCTGGGGCTGGTACGAGGTCGTGCTCGGCCGGCCCGTACCCCATCCGAGCTACGCGGACCTGTTCTTCCTCTGCTTCGCACCGCCCGCGATCGTCGGGCTGCTGGTCCTCGCCAAGCGGCCGATGACCAAGGCGGGCTGGGGCTGCCTGGCCCTGGACGCCTGGCTGATCGGCGGTTCCCTGCTGGCGCTGGAGCAGGCGGCCCGGGCCGACGGGTCCAGCGTCGCGCACATCGCGCTGGCGCTGGCCTACCCGCTGCTCGACATCGTCCTGATCAGCATGGTGCTCGCGCTGCACTTCCGCCGCGCGCCGGTGTACCGCTCCGCGATCAACACCGCCATCGGCGCCCTCGCCCTGACGGTCATGTGCGACGCGCTGTTCACGTCGCCGCTGCTGCACGGCAGCTACCGTTCCGGCCAGTTGCTGGACGCCGGCTGGTTCGCCGGGTCGCTGCTGCTCGCCTACGCCCCCTGGGCGCCGCCGGGCCGCGGACAGCCACCGCCGGAGGAGACCCCCGAGGGGAACCCGCGGGCGGTCCAGGGGCCCCTGCCCGGCCACCGCGCCACGGGGCACCGCCCCGCGCCCGGGCCGGGCGGTGAGCCCGGCCGCTATCCGGCCGCCCGGCCCATCGCCGGGTCGCTGGCCGCGCTGACGCCGTACCTCGCCGCCGCGGTCTGCACCCTGGGCATCCTGTACAACGTCCTCAACGGCCGCAGCGTCGACCGCGTGGTGCTGCTGACCGGCGGCACCGTCGTCCTCGCGCTGGTGGTGCGCCAGGGCATCATGCTCCTCGACAACATCACCCTCACCCAGGAACTGGCCCAGAAGGAGAACCACTTCCGCTCCCTGGTCCAGGGCTCCAGCGACGTCATCATGATCGCCGCGCCCAACGGCATCCTCCGGTACGTCTCCCCGGCCGCCGCCGGGGTCTACGGCCGCCCCGCGGAAGAGCTGGTCGGCACGGAGCTGGCGCATCTGATCCACCCGGACGACCTGGGCTGTGTGGTGCACGAGGTGCGCCGCTTCCTCGCCGCCGACCCGGTCGAGGAACCGACCACGCGCATCGAGTGCCGCTTCCGGTCCGGCGACGGCGGCTGGCTCAACGTCGAGTCGACCGTCAACCGCCACCACGGCGGCCTGATCTTCAACAGCCGGGACGTGACCGAGCGGGTGCGCCTGCAGGCGCAGCTCCAGCACAACGCCGAGCACGACCCGCTCACCGACCTGCCCAACCGCGCCCTGTTCACCAAGCGCGTCCAGCAGGCCCTGTCCGGCCGCCGTGCCCTGGACCGGGGCGCCGCCCTGCGCGGTACGGCCGTGCTCTTCATCGACCTCGACGGCTTCAAGGCCGTCAACGACACGATCGGCCACCAGGCCGGGGACGAACTGCTCGTCCAGGCCGCCCGCAGACTCCAGGAGGCGGTCCGCCAGGGAGACACCGCCTCCCGGCTGGGCGGCGACGAGTTCGCGGCCCTCATCACCGGGGACGGCACCCGCGACCGGGCCGCCCGCGAACGGCACATCCTGGAACTCGCCGACCGTCTCAGGATGGCCCTGTCCCACCCGTACCTCATCGACGGCAACGATGTCCGCGTCAACGCCTCCATCGGCGTCGCCTTCGCCGAACCGGGCATCGGCGCGGGCGAGCTGCTGCGCAACGCCGACCTGGCCATGTACCGGGCCAAGGCCGGCGGCAAGGGCCGCGTCGAGCTGTACAAGCCGCAGATGCAGCAGGACGTCGTACGCAAGGCCGAGCTGGCCACCCGGCTGCGGGCGGCCCTGCACGACGGCGAGTTCGCCCTGCTGCACCAGCCTGTGGTGTGCCTCCAGGACGGCCGGATCTCGTCGGTCTCCGCCCAGGCGCGCTGGCGTTCCTCGCAGGGCGTGCTCTTCACCCCCGCGGAGTTCCTGCGCGTGGCCGAGGACGGCGACAAGACCGCCGAACTGGACCGCTGGATCCTCAAGGAGGCCATCGAGCAGGCCGCCGAACGCGCGGCGGCCGGGCTGTCGGTGCCCGTCGCCGTCCGCATCGGCGCCCGCCGGCTGCTGGACCGCTCCCTGCCGCTCGGCTCCGTCGAGGCCCTGCTCACCCGGCACGGACTGCCGCCCGGCTCGCTGCTGATCGAGCTGTGCGACCTCGACCCCCGGGTCGGCCTGGACGAGCTGGAGCGCCGGCTGAACGCCCTCAAGCGGGTCGGCGTACGGATCGCGCTGGACGGCTTCGGCAGCGGCTACGCGGCGATCACGGCGCTGAGGCGGCTCCCTCTCGACGTCCTCAAGCTGGACCGGAGCATGGTCGAAGGAGTCGTGGAGTCCGCCCGGCTGCACAAGATCACCAGTGGTCTGCTGCGGATCGCGGCCGATCTCGGCCTGAAATCGGTGGCCGAGGGGGTGGACCTGCCCGAGCAGGTGGCCGCCCTGCGCGCGATGGGCTGCACGCACGGGCAGGGCATGGCCTTCTCCGGGCCGCTCGACGAGTACCGGCTGCGCCGGGCGCTCGGCACCGGTCCCTACCCGCTGCCGCACGGACCGGCCGGACCCGCCCTCACGGGCGGCGGCACGGGGATGTACGCCGGCGGGGTGGTCAAGGGGATGACGAGCGCGGTCGCCAAGAGCCGGCCCGGCGCCGTGGCCGGCGGGGTCCCCGGCGGTGTCACCGGCAGCGTTCCGGCCGTCTTCTCCGGCGGCGCGCCCCTCCGTTCACATAATGAGACTCCCGTCCCACCCACTTGA